Part of the Choloepus didactylus isolate mChoDid1 chromosome 27, mChoDid1.pri, whole genome shotgun sequence genome is shown below.
CTCCACCTCCCTCAGGATCCAAATAGCTCACCCAAGTCTGAGGCCCCAGGCTTGGACCCAACCTCTGCCCATGGGGTCTCTCCTCACAGATGAGCACCAGAATTCATCCGAGGCTCCCTGAACCCTCCCATGTGCCCAGGACAGAGTGGATTCGGTCCCAGGAGAGTCTTGGTTTCCCACTCTTCAGGCCCTCATGAAAGGGGCTCCAAAAAACCCATCTGGGGGAAATAGACCCCCAAACTCCACAGCTCTCTTGAGGGAAGAGGGACTTGGGCTCCAGGTGATGAGGAGGAGGGTCTGAGAgtagaggaggaaggaaggatccGCAGAGTGTGGGGTGACGTGACTTCAGCTTTCACTTCCCCTGCAGTGGTCTGGGAGGAGGGGATATTTCTGTTAAAGGGGAAGATCTGGGTCAGAAACTAAACTCCAGTCCAGAAAGAGTTCTCAGCTCTTGTTACCTCACAGCTGCCCCCTCTTCCAATCTAGGAGAGACTAATCAGATGGTGTCAGGGGAtcaggcatgttcttaatctttatcTGCTTTCCTGAGGGTGGGAACTCATTATAAATAGGATGCAGTCAGTAAGAGGGggccacacaggaagaagctggaagccagCGGAAATCGAAAGTGCAGACACGAGGAGAGATGTCATGTGACAGCAGGCAGTGATgtgagccaaggaaccccaaggattgtgacaagccagcaccagaatgccacagacccCTGTCTCCATCCAGGCTTGGTCCTCTGCTCTTGCACAACTGCAAGAGCTTTCTGGCTTCTTGGCCTCTAGTCTCTCCCTTCCAGTCCTTGTGTACACTGATACCTATATATGACTCTGTCCCTTTTCTGCTCAAAAATTTTCTATGGCTCCCCGTTTCCCTTGGATCAAGCAAGTCCCTTTTCCCTCAAGAGGGAAGTTTGGGGGTCTATTTCCCCCCAGATGGGTTTTTTGGAGCCCCTTTCAGTGTATCTGTCTCCCCCCACCTTGCTTGAGCTACTTGAAGGTCAGGTCTGATTCAAATCTGTCTTTTTTACTTCAGCCCCTAGTTtgtgaataactgaatgaatgcatgcatgaatgaaatGAGTGAAGAGTTGCTTCTTCTGCCCACCTGggccctctcccttctcttatgcCATCCTGAGTCCCATTCCTGGCATGCTGACCTCCACGAGGGTTTGGAGCCCGTGACTCCCAGGGCCAAGTGGTACCTGTCTCTCCAGTCCAGACAATTGTGCCTGAGGCCAGGGGACAGGACCTGGGGGACTCTGTCCTTCCTCACTGCCTTACTTAGGGCAAGACCCCTTTCTTCTTTAGAGCCTCAGGGTTTATCTGTGATGTTCAGAAATGGGACTGGATGATAGAATCAATCGCAGCTCAATGCTCCACGAGTCTCAAGTTCCTTTTCCGGGCTTTTGCATTTTATTCTGAGCCCTGGCTTCCTGTCTAGACATCCTGCACCCTCCCACATCTGCagtttcccctttctctttcagAGACACCCCGGAAGGTGGCTTGTCCCATGGCATGAACCAGAGATGCTGTGGATGCTGCTGCCCTTGCTGTGGGGAGGTGAgggggggaagaggggaggggagagaggagaggggagagggagggtagGAGAAGGGGGAAAgcccggggggtggggggggagagaTGGGGAAGAGCAGACCCAGGGAGAGAGGGGGGAGGTCAGAGAGGGGGCcaagggtgaggggaggggagagggagcccagggGGAGAGAGGGTTCTGGGGAAGAGGGGGTCTGGGAGAAAGGGGTTAGAAGGAGTCCAGGGGACAAGGGGCCAAGAGGGAGGGGGGGGGAGGAGGCCCCGCTCAGGGGAGGCACCAAGCTTGGAGCTTAGTCTTTCCCTCTCCCCAGGGTCCCTGGCTCTGTATTCAGCATACCAGCTGGAGTTCCAGGAATCTGTGACAGTACAGGAGGGCCTGTGCATCCTTGTGCCATGCAAAATATCCCACCCCTGGTCTTCCTATGGAATTCGCCACATGTTTTGGTTCCGGAAAGGAGCAGACATAAATCGTGATCCTCCAGTGGCCACAAACAAACCAGGACAGAAGCTGCAGAAAAGTACCCAGGGCCGGTTCCATCTCCTTGGAGACCCCAACACTGACTGCTCCCTGAGCATCCAAGATGCCAACAGGCAGGACAGCGGGACATACTTCTTCCGAGTAGAGAGAGACTGGTATTGGAAACGGCCATATGAGGATCAGATGCTCTCCCTGAATGTGACAGGTATGGCTGGGGCCAGGAAGGAGCCCTGGGGTGTGAGGCTCCAGAAGCAGAAAAACAGTGTTCTGTTCCTcatgagggtggggtggggacagccGAGAAGGACACCGGGACAGGCTGCTGACAATGTGCTGAGGATCTTgattccccatccccaccagcCCTGACCCAGACACCCGACATCCAGATCCCGGGGACCCTGGAGTCCGGCTGCCCCAGCAGCCTGACCTGCACTGTGCCTTGGGCCTGTGAGCGGGGGACGCCCCCCACCTTCTCCTGGACGTCAGCCACCCTCTCCTCCCTGGGCCCCAGCACCTGCCTCTCCCCGGTGTTCACCCTCACCCCACGGCCCCAGGACCACGGCACCAGCCTCACCTGCCAGGTGACCTTGCCTGGAGCTGGGGTGACCGTGGAGAGAACCGTCCAGCTCAACGTCTCCTGTGAGTGCTGGGCCAGGATGCCCAGGTCCCTGCGGGcagtgggggcagggcagggctggtGCAGGGCTTGCCAAGCAGGAAGGCCCCCCCCATACCCATTTCACGGGAGGAAAGGCCTAATGTCCGACCATCTTTTTCTCCCAGATGCTCCGCAGAATGCAGCCATCAGCGTCTTCCAAGGAAACAGCACAGGTAGGAGAGAACATCTCCTCTCCTGGGTGGGATGGAAATGGGGTCTCTGCCCGCCCAGGGAAGGCCGTGGGGCTCAGAGCTCCAACAGGAAGCCAGCGCTGGGGTCAGATAGGGGAGAGTAGTACATGTGTGTCATGTAGTCTGCACCACAACCTGGCCAGGTAGGGATATTGTCTCCTTTTTACAATATCCACCCACTTCAGCTCCCTGGAGTTAGCCTTTTGCTCACCCACCCATTTCTTCTGCCAAACCTAAAGGATGCTCATTTCACCCTTCTGTGATCTTTTACCTCCTCCTGTTTCCtgaggtttttatttattttttatattagactttattttttagagcagttgtagtttACAGAAATATTGCACAGGAAATACGGAATTCCCATGTTACCTGCCTCCAGTTTTCCCTGTTAAAAACATTTTGCATTATTGCAGTACCTTTGTTACCactgatgaatgaatattatTAGGTTATATTATTAACCAAAGTGTATAGTTTAAATTCTGGGTCCttctttgtgttgcacagttctatggtgttttctttttaattatggtAACATACAACCTAGAATtccccattttagccactttcaagtatgcaGTTCAGTGGTggtaattccattcacaatattgtgcccttgtcaccaccattcattaccaaagctTTACCATCACTCCAAACTTCTGTAGGTTTTTCCTTGGCCCTTTGACTCATCTATTCACATCCCCAACCCAGGCCCTCTGTCTCCATCGGCCGGGCAGCTGGGCCTGCTCCAGGTGAATTGTCTGCACCTCTTCTGAACGCCAGAAGCTGGGGCTCCATCAGGCCCCCCCTCAGGCTAGCATGACCCCCTCAGGCTAGTATGGGCCCCCCTCCTTGGGCTAGCAGGGATCCCCCCCCCCGAGGCTAACATGGGCCCTGCGGGAGGAGAGGGGTACCTGTTCCTGTTAGACCCTGGCAAGGAGGGAGAGACCCTCAGCCTCCCACAGTTCACTCTCAGTCGCttgctctctttctgtctctgcgTCTCTCTCCCCAAAGCCCTCAAGATCCTGCGAGACGCCTCGTCCCTTCCCGTGCTGGGGGGCCAGGCTCTGCGCCTGCTCTGCGAAGCTGACAGCAACCCCCCTGCGCAGCTGAGCTGGTTCCGGGGGTCCCCAGCCCTGAACGCCCCCCCCCATCTCCAACTCCGGGGTCCTGGAGCTGCCTCGAGTAGGGATGGATGAGGAAGGAGAGTTCACCTGCTGCGTTCAGCACCCACTGGGCTCCTTGCACGTCTCGCTCAGCCTCTCTGTGCTCTGTGAGTGTGGGGGCACCTGGGGCCGAGTCTCCATGGCATTAGAGAGGCAAGAAGCCCCTGCTGAGTCCTCTCTTGACTTCCTAGAGACCCTCTCCCCTGGGAGGCTGAGGGTGGGCACTGCAGCGGCTCTGCCCCCGCCCAGCCGGCCTCCCTGGGCTGGAGGGAACCGGCATTCCCAGCTCAGCCAGACCCTGGGCCAGCAGCCCCCGAGCCTCAGTGGAGGTGGTGggggggggctgggaggggggtCAGCTCCCATCCCAGGCTCAGCTCCAAGGCCTGAATGTCCATGGAGCCCACAGAGTCACTGGCCTGCTCCACCCGGGTCAGGAGTCTGCTGAGGGGTGACGCTTGGAGCCTAGAGAGATGGAACCCAGATGACGGGGCCTGAGGCCCGGCCCGGAGCAGCTGGGGCATGAGATCTTCAGCCCCATGACTGGGGCTCGGGGCTGGGGGCTGGTCTGGCCCAGGGCCTACAAGGCAAAGGGACGCCGAGGAGCAGGTCCCTGGAAGGGGGCTGGGCACACAGGTGGAGGGCAGAGAGGGGCGGCTGGTGGGAAGGATGCCACGTATTTGATCTGGGGTTTACTGGGAATCCCGTTGCCTGCAGGGAAACGAGACCCCAGGGCAGGCGAGGCTCTGGGCGCGGTCTGGGGCGCCAGCGGGATGGCGCTGCTTGCTCTCTGCCTTTGCCTCGTCTTCAGGTGAGAGTGGACTCCAGGGCTGGAGGGAGAGGCCTGGGGCGGGAGCACGTACAGGTTGCAGAATCTCAGAAAACTAGAGCTGGAGGAAACTAGGGAGATTGGGAAAGAAGCAAGGGAAGGGAGGTTCTGTGGTGGCCCAAAGCAGCCCCCAGCTGGGCCAAGCAGGGGGTCACGCAAGTAATCTGTGGCCTTAGGATGA
Proteins encoded:
- the LOC119521243 gene encoding LOW QUALITY PROTEIN: sialic acid-binding Ig-like lectin 6 (The sequence of the model RefSeq protein was modified relative to this genomic sequence to represent the inferred CDS: deleted 1 base in 1 codon) codes for the protein MLWMLLPLLWGGSLALYSAYQLEFQESVTVQEGLCILVPCKISHPWSSYGIRHMFWFRKGADINRDPPVATNKPGQKLQKSTQGRFHLLGDPNTDCSLSIQDANRQDSGTYFFRVERDWYWKRPYEDQMLSLNVTALTQTPDIQIPGTLESGCPSSLTCTVPWACERGTPPTFSWTSATLSSLGPSTCLSPVFTLTPRPQDHGTSLTCQVTLPGAGVTVERTVQLNVSYAPQNAAISVFQGNSTALKILRDASSLPVLGGQALRLLCEADSNPPAQLSWFRGSPALNAPPISNSGVLELPRVGMDEEGEFTCCVQHPLGSLHVSLSLSVLWKRDPRAGEALGAVWGASGMALLALCLCLVFRMKTCRKRAAWLVAGMRDVSPVGSPDPSGTQLRFWRGTPSDHAAPVGAGPTPGEGQELHYAFLRFHKPKPQAQDVTEYTEIKTHK